Proteins from a single region of Acidobacteriota bacterium:
- a CDS encoding CDP-alcohol phosphatidyltransferase family protein: METEDNLPPHKGLKKGLYLIPTAFTAANVGMGFLAVLYSVRGFQTVTSDPVNAASYFNYAALAIGLAILFDTLDGRVARMTRTATEIGVQLDSLADVVTFGIAPIALVYAWGIAPVFPEKTAMHNLGVFLLFMYLMCGAFRLARFNLQATRPHVLIEGATNVDKKNFVGLPIPPAAGLMASIIHFAPQPLNSYVGDYAHFYGIMILTLLGVLGLLMVSTIRYTSFKTVATGRTNIYIVLLVAAVAMLIWFYSQYALLILSGVYVSHGVIWYVLGLLSPRRKREEIRETVES, from the coding sequence ATGGAAACCGAAGACAATCTGCCCCCGCATAAGGGACTGAAGAAAGGACTCTATCTAATTCCGACCGCGTTTACGGCAGCGAATGTCGGGATGGGTTTCCTCGCCGTGCTCTATTCGGTGCGCGGCTTTCAGACGGTGACCTCGGATCCGGTGAACGCGGCATCATATTTCAACTATGCCGCGCTGGCGATTGGATTGGCGATTCTTTTCGACACACTCGACGGACGCGTCGCTCGAATGACGCGGACCGCGACCGAGATCGGTGTTCAGCTTGACTCGCTCGCCGACGTCGTGACCTTCGGCATCGCGCCGATCGCGCTTGTTTACGCTTGGGGCATCGCGCCGGTTTTCCCCGAAAAAACGGCGATGCATAATCTCGGCGTGTTCCTGCTGTTTATGTATCTGATGTGCGGGGCATTCCGGCTGGCGCGTTTCAATCTGCAGGCGACGCGTCCGCACGTGCTGATCGAAGGCGCGACCAACGTCGATAAAAAGAATTTCGTCGGACTCCCGATTCCGCCCGCCGCCGGCCTGATGGCGTCGATCATCCATTTCGCCCCGCAGCCTTTGAATTCCTACGTCGGCGACTACGCGCATTTCTACGGCATTATGATCCTGACGCTGCTCGGCGTCCTCGGATTGCTGATGGTGAGCACTATCCGCTATACGAGTTTCAAGACGGTGGCGACGGGCCGGACGAACATCTATATCGTCCTTCTCGTGGCGGCGGTCGCGATGCTGATCTGGTTCTATTCCCAATACGCGCTGCTCATCCTCAGCGGCGTTTACGTCTCGCACGGCGTCATTTGGTACGTCCTTGGACTGCTCAGCCCGCGCCGCAAGCGGGAGGAGATTCGGGAGACGGTCGAATCTTGA
- a CDS encoding phosphatidylserine decarboxylase has translation MVREGFPFLFAAALPAIVFAALFFALGGIVFIVGAIVFLALAAFMAYFFRDPERHPPTGDDIIVSAADGRVTRVEESEKGAFVSVFLSPFDVHINRSPITGTVTEINYIRGKKNPATSDEASLVNERNSLTIENPRMTVVCTQIAGIVARRIVCHSKKGDNLKLGEKFGLIKFSSRTDLLMPKSVEVLVKVGDRVVGGETIIARLK, from the coding sequence ATGGTACGTGAAGGGTTTCCGTTTTTGTTCGCCGCCGCGCTTCCCGCGATCGTTTTCGCGGCGCTTTTTTTTGCGCTCGGAGGCATTGTTTTTATCGTCGGCGCGATCGTGTTTCTGGCGCTTGCCGCCTTTATGGCCTATTTTTTTCGTGACCCCGAGCGCCATCCGCCGACCGGCGACGACATCATCGTCTCCGCCGCCGACGGTCGCGTGACACGTGTCGAAGAAAGCGAGAAAGGAGCATTCGTCAGTGTTTTCCTGTCACCGTTTGACGTCCACATCAATCGCTCGCCGATTACCGGGACCGTCACCGAAATCAATTACATCCGGGGCAAGAAAAATCCCGCGACGAGCGACGAAGCGAGTCTCGTCAACGAACGCAATTCGCTGACGATCGAAAACCCGCGGATGACGGTCGTCTGCACGCAGATCGCTGGCATCGTCGCACGCCGGATTGTCTGTCACAGCAAAAAAGGCGATAATCTGAAACTCGGCGAAAAGTTCGGCCTGATCAAATTCAGTTCGAGGACCGACCTGCTGATGCCGAAATCGGTCGAGGTGCTCGTCAAAGTCGGCGACCGCGTCGTCGGCGGCGAAACGATCATCGCCCGTCTGAAGTGA
- a CDS encoding DegT/DnrJ/EryC1/StrS family aminotransferase has product MKVPLLDLSEQNRALRPEIEAALGRVLDTNGFILGAEVAALEKELAAYCGTKHAIACASGTDALLLALMAFDIGPGDEVITTAYSFFATVSAVTRLGATPVFVDIDPETYNLDVSQVEAKINERTKAIQPVHLYGQCAEMTELRKIAARHGVPLVEDAAQAIGAEENGVRAGAMSEIGCFSFYPSKNLGGMGDGGFMTTDDDELAHKLNALRVHGSFERYYHKWVGLNSRLDGFQGAVLRVKLPHLDEWSQRRKANADRYRELFANTGLGDRVILPFERENVRHIYNQFVIRVPEKRDELRAFLTESGVGTDIYYPVSLHLQECFAYLGGRQGDLPESERASRETLAIPIFPELRPEQLEYVVAKIAEFFA; this is encoded by the coding sequence ATGAAAGTACCTTTACTTGACCTGTCCGAACAGAATCGCGCACTGCGGCCCGAGATCGAGGCCGCGCTCGGACGCGTTCTCGACACGAATGGTTTCATCCTCGGCGCCGAGGTCGCGGCGCTCGAAAAGGAACTCGCGGCCTATTGCGGCACGAAACACGCGATCGCCTGTGCCTCGGGGACGGACGCGCTTCTTCTCGCGCTGATGGCCTTCGACATCGGCCCGGGCGACGAGGTCATCACCACGGCGTACAGTTTCTTTGCGACCGTGTCGGCGGTCACCCGGCTCGGCGCGACTCCGGTCTTTGTCGATATCGATCCCGAAACGTACAATCTCGACGTTTCGCAGGTCGAAGCGAAGATCAACGAACGGACGAAGGCGATCCAGCCGGTCCATCTGTACGGGCAATGCGCCGAAATGACGGAACTGCGCAAGATCGCGGCGCGCCACGGTGTCCCGCTCGTCGAAGATGCGGCGCAGGCCATCGGCGCTGAAGAGAACGGAGTCCGGGCCGGCGCGATGAGCGAGATCGGCTGCTTCAGCTTCTATCCGTCGAAGAATCTTGGCGGAATGGGCGATGGCGGTTTTATGACGACCGACGACGACGAACTGGCGCACAAACTGAATGCGCTTCGCGTTCACGGGTCTTTCGAGCGCTACTATCACAAATGGGTCGGACTAAACTCGCGTCTTGACGGTTTTCAGGGCGCGGTGCTGCGTGTGAAACTGCCGCATCTCGACGAATGGTCGCAACGCCGCAAAGCGAACGCCGACCGCTATCGCGAGCTGTTCGCGAATACCGGGCTTGGCGACCGTGTCATTTTGCCGTTCGAACGCGAGAATGTTCGACACATATATAATCAGTTCGTGATCCGTGTTCCCGAAAAACGTGACGAACTGCGCGCGTTTCTGACGGAAAGCGGAGTCGGCACCGACATCTATTATCCGGTATCGCTTCATCTGCAGGAATGTTTCGCGTATCTCGGCGGCAGGCAGGGCGATCTTCCGGAAAGCGAGCGGGCGTCCCGCGAAACGCTTGCGATCCCGATCTTTCCGGAATTGCGGCCCGAGCAACTGGAATACGTCGTCGCAAAGATCGCAGAGTTTTTCGCTTGA
- the dnaX gene encoding DNA polymerase III subunit gamma/tau, protein MSYQVIARKWRPQSFEEVTGQEAITHTLRNAIEHDRLHHAYLFSGARGVGKTTTARLLAKALNCHKTSQPNPVPCSYNDPDSCPSCREIAESRSIDVLEFDAASHTGVDAIRDIILEGINSSAARDRFKIFIIDEVHMLSNSSFNALLKTLEEPPPNVAFIMATTELHKVPDTISSRCQEFEFRTIPVPKIFARLKLIADAEKIKVTDEALREIARSGEGSMRDAQSNFDQVISFSGDAIDVLDVSKALGIAGAEMLTRIVTAIAHNQPVEAINIVDDLISRGHDLRSFCRDLLSFVRDLLVTKIAGHNEALLETAALGIDELQKFAQHFTESDLVRFFNSLAETELKLRDATQSRYVLEIGLVKLVEMRRVVAIEGILERLSRLEAKAAAGAAGEISTGAPAPAEKKTLKSEITPPADVPFPTNAEISEPLPTISRFREAAPTIAREPEMPPQPDFAPVDRRDEKIVAEPSLPAIGEPAPKRNLIAEMLASMPLKLLPITSEELAHVDDNRLDAAYEHKLRLSGDDLFPIHSANALAAMLTAKTEPAAVESGGGAGTATRLKPEFAIPEFDNDADDAPIPVLPENPTEADLLQYAEQHPTVRRVVRAFRGKIVEVRPKQ, encoded by the coding sequence ATGTCTTATCAGGTAATCGCCAGAAAATGGCGGCCGCAGTCATTTGAAGAGGTCACCGGCCAGGAAGCGATCACTCACACGCTTCGCAACGCCATCGAGCACGACCGGCTCCACCACGCATATCTTTTTTCGGGCGCGCGCGGCGTCGGAAAAACGACGACGGCGCGGCTTCTTGCGAAAGCGCTCAACTGTCACAAGACTTCGCAGCCGAATCCCGTTCCCTGTTCGTACAACGATCCGGATTCGTGTCCGTCGTGCCGCGAGATCGCCGAAAGCCGGTCGATCGACGTACTCGAGTTTGACGCCGCCTCGCACACCGGCGTCGATGCCATCCGCGACATCATTCTCGAAGGGATAAATTCCTCGGCGGCGCGCGACCGATTCAAGATCTTCATCATTGACGAAGTTCATATGCTTTCGAATTCGTCGTTCAACGCGCTGCTCAAAACCCTCGAAGAGCCGCCGCCGAACGTCGCGTTCATTATGGCGACGACCGAGCTCCACAAGGTTCCCGACACGATCTCGTCGCGATGTCAGGAATTCGAGTTCCGAACGATCCCGGTCCCGAAAATTTTCGCGCGGCTCAAACTGATCGCCGATGCCGAAAAGATCAAGGTCACCGATGAAGCGCTGCGCGAGATCGCGCGTTCCGGCGAGGGCTCGATGCGCGACGCGCAAAGCAATTTCGATCAGGTCATCAGTTTTTCAGGCGACGCGATCGACGTTCTCGACGTTTCGAAGGCGCTCGGCATCGCCGGCGCCGAGATGCTCACGCGGATCGTGACCGCAATCGCCCATAATCAGCCGGTCGAGGCGATCAACATCGTCGACGACCTCATTTCGCGCGGCCACGATCTGCGCTCGTTCTGCCGCGACCTCCTCAGTTTCGTCCGCGACCTGCTCGTCACGAAGATCGCCGGACATAATGAAGCGTTGCTTGAGACGGCGGCGCTTGGCATCGACGAGCTTCAAAAATTCGCGCAGCATTTTACCGAATCCGACCTCGTAAGGTTTTTCAATTCCCTCGCCGAAACGGAACTCAAACTTCGGGACGCGACCCAATCGCGCTATGTGCTCGAGATCGGACTCGTGAAACTGGTCGAGATGCGCCGCGTCGTCGCTATCGAGGGAATCCTCGAACGATTATCGAGGCTCGAAGCCAAGGCTGCGGCCGGTGCGGCCGGCGAAATCTCTACAGGGGCTCCGGCTCCGGCGGAAAAAAAAACTCTGAAATCTGAGATCACGCCGCCCGCGGACGTCCCGTTCCCGACGAATGCCGAAATTTCCGAGCCGTTGCCGACGATCAGCCGCTTCCGGGAGGCGGCACCGACAATTGCCCGCGAACCCGAGATGCCTCCGCAACCGGATTTCGCGCCGGTCGATCGGCGTGATGAGAAAATCGTTGCCGAACCTTCGCTTCCCGCCATCGGCGAACCGGCGCCGAAAAGGAATTTGATCGCCGAGATGCTCGCATCGATGCCGCTCAAGCTTTTGCCGATCACCTCCGAAGAGCTTGCGCACGTCGACGACAATCGACTCGACGCCGCGTATGAGCATAAACTCCGGCTCAGCGGCGACGATCTGTTTCCAATTCATTCCGCGAACGCGCTCGCCGCGATGCTCACTGCAAAAACCGAACCCGCCGCGGTCGAATCCGGCGGCGGCGCGGGAACCGCGACGCGGCTGAAGCCCGAATTCGCCATTCCTGAGTTTGACAATGACGCGGACGACGCGCCGATCCCGGTGCTTCCGGAAAACCCGACCGAGGCCGACTTGCTGCAGTACGCCGAGCAACATCCAACGGTCCGCCGCGTCGTTCGCGCGTTCCGCGGAAAGATCGTCGAGGTCCGGCCAAAACAATAA
- the gph gene encoding phosphoglycolate phosphatase (PGP is an essential enzyme in the glycolate salvage pathway in higher organisms (photorespiration in plants). Phosphoglycolate results from the oxidase activity of RubisCO in the Calvin cycle when concentrations of carbon dioxide are low relative to oxygen. This enzyme is a member of the Haloacid Dehalogenase (HAD) superfamily of aspartate-nucleophile hydrolase enzymes (PF00702).) → MSELDLNSRIRSRPLRDRAKAELGHRVGGEMSRGILFFDLDGTLIDSRDDLADSVNLALAEMELKLIPTDSVYGFIGEGVFNLLSRSLRASLGQDADNGLVEKAIEIFRVHYGRNCLVKTRLYDGVAEILGELDGYRKAVITNKPRDFSVRILEAFGISGHFEAVAGGDTFPKRKPDPMPLLETARSLGIKITDCVMIGDSRIDIEAGQNAGVRTIGCTYGFRGQDELIAAGADELIEAFADLEKKLVWQ, encoded by the coding sequence ATGAGCGAACTGGACCTCAACTCAAGGATACGTTCGCGGCCGCTGCGGGATCGTGCGAAGGCTGAGCTCGGGCACCGCGTTGGAGGGGAAATGAGTCGCGGAATTTTGTTTTTCGATCTTGACGGGACTTTGATTGACTCCCGCGACGATCTTGCGGACTCGGTAAATCTTGCACTCGCGGAAATGGAATTGAAGTTGATTCCGACGGATTCGGTTTACGGGTTCATCGGCGAAGGTGTTTTCAACCTCCTGTCACGTTCTTTACGCGCGAGCCTCGGGCAGGATGCCGATAACGGACTTGTTGAAAAAGCGATCGAGATCTTTCGCGTCCACTACGGTCGTAACTGTCTGGTCAAAACGCGGCTTTACGATGGTGTCGCGGAGATTCTCGGTGAGTTGGACGGCTACCGAAAGGCCGTGATCACGAATAAGCCTCGTGACTTCAGCGTCCGGATCCTGGAAGCGTTCGGGATCTCAGGCCACTTTGAGGCCGTGGCGGGCGGCGATACTTTTCCGAAACGGAAGCCCGATCCGATGCCGCTCCTTGAAACGGCCCGATCGCTCGGGATCAAGATCACCGATTGCGTTATGATCGGCGACAGCCGTATCGATATCGAGGCCGGACAAAACGCCGGCGTCCGCACGATCGGCTGTACTTACGGCTTTCGCGGACAGGATGAACTTATCGCGGCCGGTGCGGACGAACTGATCGAGGCATTTGCGGATCTAGAGAAGAAACTTGTATGGCAATGA
- a CDS encoding GNAT family N-acetyltransferase, producing the protein MKIIAANEDHVPAIVGMMREFAIFEKLEQFFEITEDRLRIALFGETKIAEALVAFDGDTPAAYAVFYPNFATFRGQRGFYLEDVYIREAYRGQRLGERILREIARLGRERGYERIDFHVLNWNEPAIGFYKKLGANDDPEDLHFKFTDQAFEALAEGGPWLRARSPKR; encoded by the coding sequence ATGAAGATAATCGCGGCAAATGAAGACCACGTCCCGGCGATCGTCGGGATGATGCGCGAGTTCGCGATCTTCGAGAAACTCGAGCAGTTTTTTGAGATCACGGAAGACCGGCTTCGCATCGCGCTTTTCGGCGAGACGAAGATCGCCGAAGCGCTCGTCGCCTTTGACGGCGACACGCCCGCGGCATACGCCGTCTTTTATCCGAACTTCGCGACATTTCGCGGTCAGCGGGGCTTTTATCTCGAGGACGTCTACATTCGCGAAGCGTACCGCGGCCAACGGCTTGGAGAAAGAATCCTCCGCGAGATCGCGCGCCTCGGCCGCGAACGCGGATACGAGAGAATCGATTTTCACGTGCTGAACTGGAACGAACCGGCGATCGGGTTTTACAAAAAACTCGGCGCCAACGACGATCCGGAAGATCTCCATTTTAAGTTTACCGATCAGGCCTTCGAGGCGCTCGCGGAAGGAGGTCCATGGTTGCGCGCACGATCTCCCAAGCGGTAG
- the hypE gene encoding hydrogenase expression/formation protein HypE, translating into MSELDFNTWTCPLPLRDYPKIVLGHGGGGKLSNELVENLFLPVFSNESLDKLSDSAQLDVFELLKGGARLAYSTDSFVVQPLFFRGGNIGHLAVCGTVNDVAMSGAKPMFLSAGFIIEEGLEVESLGRIVNSMGEAAKRSAVQIVTGDTKVVDKGKGDGLFINTSGIGIIPPGVNIAPNLARPGDALILSGEIGLHGIAIMSEREGLEFEAPVLSDCANLNFLVDEMLEVTKNIRVLRDPTRGGIASALNEIAKASRVGIRIYDDKIPVPPVVRGACEMLGLDPYYVANEGKLLAIVPRESADQVVERMRLNEFGRDSVVIGEVVDDHAGMVVARTVFGSTRVVDMQLGEQLPRIC; encoded by the coding sequence ATGAGTGAACTTGACTTCAACACCTGGACCTGCCCGTTGCCTTTGCGGGACTATCCGAAGATCGTGCTCGGACACGGCGGCGGCGGTAAACTGTCGAACGAACTCGTCGAGAACCTGTTTCTGCCCGTCTTCTCGAACGAAAGCCTCGATAAACTCTCCGATTCCGCGCAGCTGGACGTTTTTGAACTGCTCAAGGGCGGTGCGCGTCTCGCGTATTCGACCGATTCGTTCGTCGTCCAACCGCTTTTTTTTCGCGGCGGGAACATCGGGCATCTCGCCGTCTGCGGGACCGTCAACGATGTCGCGATGAGCGGCGCGAAACCTATGTTTCTGAGCGCCGGTTTCATCATCGAGGAAGGTTTGGAGGTCGAATCGCTCGGGCGGATCGTCAATTCGATGGGAGAGGCGGCGAAGCGCTCCGCCGTTCAAATCGTCACCGGCGATACGAAAGTCGTCGATAAGGGGAAAGGCGACGGACTTTTTATCAACACGAGCGGTATCGGGATCATTCCGCCGGGCGTGAACATCGCGCCGAACCTCGCGCGTCCGGGCGACGCCTTGATCCTTTCGGGCGAGATCGGGCTTCACGGCATCGCGATCATGTCCGAGCGCGAGGGACTCGAATTTGAAGCGCCGGTCTTATCCGACTGCGCGAACCTCAACTTTCTTGTGGATGAAATGCTTGAAGTGACGAAAAATATCCGGGTCCTCCGCGATCCGACGCGCGGCGGGATCGCGTCGGCGCTCAACGAGATCGCCAAAGCATCACGTGTCGGGATTCGCATTTACGACGACAAAATTCCGGTTCCGCCGGTCGTCCGCGGCGCGTGCGAGATGCTCGGTCTCGACCCGTATTATGTTGCGAACGAAGGGAAATTGCTCGCCATCGTCCCGCGCGAATCGGCGGATCAAGTCGTTGAGAGAATGCGGCTTAACGAATTTGGAAGGGACTCGGTCGTGATCGGGGAAGTGGTCGACGATCACGCGGGAATGGTCGTTGCCCGGACGGTCTTCGGATCGACGCGAGTCGTCGATATGCAGCTCGGCGAACAGCTTCCGAGGATTTGCTGA
- the nth gene encoding endonuclease III, whose product MIPDKTALTAEIVKRLKKAYPDAHCALNHSNALELLVATILSAQCTDDRVNIVTAELFRKYRTARDYAGVSQEDLAEDIKSVNFFNNKAKAIRGAAQKLVDDFGAEVPKTMDELLTLNGVARKTANVVLGNAFGIASGVVVDTHVARLSQRLGLTDETTPEKIEKELAGIVPKKHWVMFPHWLITHGRQVCKARGPKCDECVLSEICPKRL is encoded by the coding sequence ATGATTCCTGATAAGACCGCGCTCACGGCCGAGATCGTCAAACGGCTCAAGAAAGCCTATCCGGACGCGCACTGCGCGCTCAATCATTCGAATGCGCTCGAACTGCTCGTCGCGACGATTCTTTCGGCCCAGTGCACCGACGACCGGGTCAACATCGTGACGGCCGAGCTTTTCCGAAAATACAGGACGGCGCGAGACTACGCCGGGGTTTCGCAGGAAGATCTTGCCGAAGACATCAAGTCGGTGAACTTTTTCAACAACAAGGCAAAGGCCATCCGCGGCGCGGCGCAAAAACTGGTCGACGATTTCGGCGCCGAGGTCCCGAAAACGATGGACGAACTGCTGACTTTGAACGGCGTCGCCCGCAAAACCGCGAACGTCGTCCTCGGCAACGCTTTCGGCATCGCATCGGGAGTGGTCGTCGACACGCACGTCGCGCGGCTCTCGCAACGGTTGGGTCTGACCGACGAAACGACGCCGGAGAAGATCGAAAAGGAACTCGCCGGGATCGTGCCGAAAAAACACTGGGTTATGTTCCCGCACTGGCTGATCACCCACGGCCGCCAGGTCTGCAAGGCCCGCGGCCCGAAGTGCGACGAATGCGTGCTCAGCGAGATCTGCCCGAAACGACTCTAG
- a CDS encoding O-antigen ligase family protein, which yields MKIETTTISRLLFFLLCALLVFTTLAYGAVHQPIIAIAYLIVAIAVILWAVDSLRTGVFKFSRTALQVPILLTVVYALIQIVPFGSIAEIGGLSGIRRTISLEPFWTQMFALHLLALFLYFAMLVGVLDSAARIRRLTTLITVFGFLFAFFAIIQYVLSPTKIYGIYEAQHAAQPFGSFVNRHNFAAFMEMAMAVPLGMFFAGAVPRDKRLITLTAIGLMGVSLIMSGSRGGLVALLAAIVFLVLLTSKAKSGNQVAVKAALAVILLLVVVFGSIFIGGESSLTRLAETARSDDFSANRLQIWSVTLQVIRNNLPFGAGIGAFAAAYTPYDTMNGLGRVEQAHNDYLQILADAGLVGLVLAGYFIFKLFRTGLRSAKSENIYRRGVALGALAGCFAILVHSIFDFVLHTTAITLMFLTLVGLIVACGFDYADDDGVFERKRRKANVTPIEAKKRKEISD from the coding sequence ATGAAAATCGAAACCACGACAATTAGCCGGCTGTTGTTCTTTCTGCTTTGCGCGTTGCTCGTCTTCACGACACTCGCGTACGGCGCGGTGCATCAGCCGATCATCGCGATCGCGTATCTGATCGTCGCGATCGCGGTGATCCTGTGGGCCGTCGATTCGCTTCGAACAGGAGTTTTCAAGTTCAGCCGGACGGCGCTACAGGTCCCGATCCTTTTGACGGTCGTCTACGCGCTGATACAGATCGTGCCATTCGGGTCGATCGCCGAGATCGGCGGACTTTCGGGAATCAGGCGGACGATCTCGCTTGAACCGTTCTGGACGCAGATGTTCGCACTGCATCTCCTGGCGCTGTTCCTTTATTTCGCGATGCTTGTGGGCGTGCTCGACAGCGCCGCCAGAATCCGCCGCCTGACGACGCTGATCACCGTTTTCGGGTTTCTTTTCGCGTTCTTCGCGATCATTCAATATGTTCTGAGCCCGACGAAGATCTACGGGATATACGAGGCGCAGCACGCCGCTCAGCCATTTGGATCGTTCGTCAACCGGCACAATTTCGCGGCGTTTATGGAGATGGCGATGGCCGTTCCGCTCGGGATGTTTTTCGCCGGCGCGGTGCCGCGCGACAAGCGTCTGATCACGCTGACCGCAATCGGCTTGATGGGAGTTTCCCTGATAATGAGCGGTTCGCGCGGCGGTCTTGTGGCCTTGCTGGCGGCGATCGTTTTCCTTGTTCTGCTGACGAGCAAGGCGAAGAGCGGCAATCAAGTCGCGGTCAAGGCAGCGCTTGCGGTGATCTTGCTGCTCGTCGTCGTTTTCGGATCGATCTTCATCGGCGGCGAATCATCCCTGACGCGCCTCGCCGAAACCGCGCGTTCCGACGACTTTTCGGCCAATCGCCTTCAGATCTGGAGCGTCACGCTGCAAGTCATCCGGAACAACCTTCCTTTCGGTGCGGGCATCGGCGCGTTCGCGGCGGCCTACACGCCGTACGACACGATGAACGGGCTCGGGCGCGTCGAGCAGGCGCATAACGATTATCTGCAGATACTGGCCGACGCCGGACTTGTCGGTTTGGTCCTCGCCGGATATTTCATCTTCAAGCTGTTTCGGACCGGACTTCGGAGCGCGAAATCGGAAAACATATACCGGCGCGGAGTCGCTCTCGGCGCGCTTGCCGGCTGTTTTGCGATCCTCGTCCACAGTATTTTCGACTTCGTCCTGCACACCACAGCGATCACGTTGATGTTTTTGACGTTGGTTGGACTGATTGTCGCTTGCGGTTTTGATTATGCCGACGACGACGGAGTTTTCGAAAGAAAACGTCGGAAGGCCAACGTCACGCCGATCGAAGCCAAGAAAAGAAAGGAAATCTCCGATTAA
- a CDS encoding carbohydrate binding domain-containing protein, which produces MAAIIAVALLFGWFSIRWQIGNMLGSLTQPNAPNAAAIADFAYGLSPNDPMTNWLRASIFKEDFTNDGAALSVASFEDMVRNAPHDHRAWVELARGLEQAEQFERSEKAFRRAVELAPNYSYSHWHLANFYLRRGRETEAINEFRVAAETSSEYREQVLSIAWEYFDKDPKRLEELTGSKPEVRAGLAKFYAAKELAPESLRVWNSLTPEEKQAHQDIARIVTQALYEKRYFRSAASFVHQLAIEPQAKIGEVQNGGFESPILEEAQKVYFNWKIVKLDKVEAKPDQFKKREGGRSLRISFNGFTGIEIKNVWQVVAVESSKRYRLRFWVRTENLKSAGTPLIEVVNANDDKIIATSAAFPTETNEWSEIKLEFSTPANAEGILLRFDRAYCGDACPIVGTVWIDDVKLES; this is translated from the coding sequence ATGGCCGCGATAATCGCGGTCGCCCTCCTTTTCGGCTGGTTCTCCATTCGCTGGCAGATCGGGAATATGCTCGGGTCGCTGACGCAGCCGAACGCGCCGAATGCGGCCGCGATCGCGGATTTCGCATACGGTTTGAGTCCCAATGATCCGATGACGAATTGGCTGCGGGCGAGCATTTTCAAGGAGGACTTCACAAACGACGGAGCGGCGCTCTCGGTCGCGAGTTTTGAAGATATGGTGCGCAACGCGCCGCACGATCATCGTGCGTGGGTTGAATTGGCACGCGGCCTCGAACAGGCGGAGCAGTTCGAGCGTTCCGAAAAGGCCTTCAGGCGCGCCGTCGAACTTGCCCCGAATTACAGTTATTCGCACTGGCACTTGGCAAATTTCTATCTTCGTCGGGGTCGTGAAACCGAAGCAATAAACGAGTTTCGCGTCGCTGCTGAAACAAGCAGCGAGTATCGTGAGCAGGTTCTGTCGATCGCCTGGGAGTATTTCGACAAGGATCCGAAGAGGCTTGAAGAGCTTACGGGTTCGAAGCCCGAGGTTCGCGCCGGATTGGCTAAATTCTATGCCGCGAAGGAACTCGCGCCGGAATCGCTGCGGGTTTGGAATTCACTGACGCCCGAGGAAAAGCAGGCTCACCAGGACATTGCGCGGATCGTCACGCAGGCCCTTTACGAAAAGCGTTATTTTCGTTCGGCGGCGTCTTTCGTCCATCAATTGGCGATCGAACCGCAGGCGAAGATCGGCGAGGTCCAGAACGGCGGCTTCGAGTCGCCGATCCTCGAAGAGGCGCAAAAGGTCTATTTCAACTGGAAGATCGTAAAACTGGACAAGGTCGAAGCGAAGCCCGATCAGTTCAAGAAGCGTGAGGGCGGACGCAGTTTGCGGATCAGCTTCAACGGATTCACAGGCATCGAGATCAAGAACGTCTGGCAGGTCGTCGCCGTCGAATCGTCAAAGCGCTACCGGTTGAGATTCTGGGTTCGAACCGAAAATCTGAAGAGCGCCGGAACTCCGCTGATCGAGGTCGTCAACGCAAACGACGACAAGATCATTGCGACGAGCGCGGCTTTTCCGACCGAAACGAACGAATGGAGCGAGATCAAGCTCGAATTTTCGACTCCGGCGAATGCCGAGGGAATCCTGCTCCGGTTCGACCGCGCCTATTGCGGCGACGCGTGCCCGATCGTCGGAACGGTCTGGATCGACGACGTCAAACTCGAGAGCTGA